The nucleotide window CGCGCAGCGGGGTCATCACGGAGTCCTTGGCCAGCATCCGGCTGATCCGGAAGGTGGCCACCGCGAGCAGCGCGAGGTCACCGGCGGCCGGACGGGACGCGGGCCGGCCACGCCACCGCAGCACGGCCGCGGTCGCGGCGGCGGTCAGCGTGGCGTAGCCGGCGAGCAGCGCGGTGTACCCGGTCAACGGGCGCTCGTCGCCCGCCTCGTCCTGCCCCTCCTCGTAGCCCGCGCGGATCCGCGTCCACCATCCGCCCACTCGCCGCCCTGCTCGCACGCGCCCTCCAACGGTCTCGCCACGTTCCGTTCCGCCCGCCGGGCCGGGGCGCCGGCGGGCCGGGGCGGACGGGTACCCGGCGGGCGCGGCGCCATGCCGGAGCGCCGGAGCGGGGCAGGGCGGGGCCGGGCCGCCGGGCGGGGAGGTGTGCTCGCGATCACCCAGTAAATATGATCGATCAGGCTGCGGGAGTGGGCGGTCCGCCCTAGGCTGCCGTCCATGAGCGCACACTATGACGTCGTCGTCCTCGGGGCGGGCCCGGGCGGGTATGTCGCCGCGATCCGCGCCAGCCAGCTCGGCCTGACCACCGCCATCGTCGAGGAGCGGTACTGGGGCGGGGTCTGCCTCAACGTGGGGTGCATCCCCTCCAAGGCGCTGCTGCGCAACGCCGAACTCGCCCAGATCTTCAACCAGGAGGCCAAGACCTTCGGCATCCAGGTCGACGGCGCGGTCACCTTCGACTACGGCCAGGCGTTCATCCGCAGCCGCAAGGTGGCCGA belongs to Streptantibioticus cattleyicolor NRRL 8057 = DSM 46488 and includes:
- a CDS encoding DUF1360 domain-containing protein, which gives rise to MRAGRRVGGWWTRIRAGYEEGQDEAGDERPLTGYTALLAGYATLTAAATAAVLRWRGRPASRPAAGDLALLAVATFRISRMLAKDSVMTPLRAPFTTYQGTAGPGEVMEAPRPGPVRHAVGELVTCPFCLTQWVATAGLAGLVVLPRTTRWITGGMTAVAAADALQLAYARLQQAAE